Below is a genomic region from Paenibacillus rhizovicinus.
TATATTCTCAAGCTCTCCGCCGACGATTCCGGCAAAGCCTCCGAGCTGCGGCAGTTCGTGGAGGCGCTGTTCGGCGGCTCCGCCCGGCAGGAGGCCGCAGCGGAAGAGGATTCCGCTGCGGCGCGGCAGCGGCTTGCGGCGCACAAGGAGTCCTTCAGCGAGCCCTGTCCCGCATGCGGGGAGACGGTCACGCATCAGGATGCCGACTGTCCCGGCTGCGGACTGCGTCTCGTGTGATGCGCCGCCAGCCAGATCTTGCCGGTCGTTCATAACGGCTTCCTGCGCACATAGTTCGCACGCCGCGGTGGCAAACTGAAGGTGGATTCTCATGACTTATCCCGATCAGGAGGATGATCATTCATGTCAGGCGAACACCCTTCTCATTTGCAAATCAAAGCAAGCAGGGCACAGTCCAAGGCGGACCGCACCGGCCAAGGAAAGAATGCGGCCAGCAATGCGCAATCCGATGCCGACCGCGCCGCCGTGCCGAAGCATGGATTGTAGCCCCGGAGCTCTTCGACACCGACAGGCCGGTCGTACTTCTATGCATCTTTACGGATGCGCGTCGGAGTACGGCTCGCCTATGCACCCAAGGAGGAGATCGTTATGAGCGAACAACAAGGACATTTTGAAATGGAGCCCGTGTCCGGCGAACCCGTTGAAGTGGATGGCGTTTATAAGAATGAATGGGGCCGCGAGGAGAAGCTGAACCGCGGCGACGTTTTCCCCGCCGACCCGATGCTGGGCACGACGGAATGGGATCTCGTGCAGCTTGATTTCAGCAATCATCATGACGGCAAGACCGACCCGCGTCTCGTGCCGAAGAAAGATACGACCTCGCTCGAGGCTCATCTGCAGCATCCGCGACGCCATAAGAGCGATACGAAGGAAAACAATTAAGTCAACCATTGCTCATCTGTGATTATTGTTTGAATCGGCTCCCACAAGACCCGCTTGGCGGTCGCTTCGCAGGAAGCGAATGGCCGCAGCGGGTCTTTTTTTCGCGCGGATTGTCACAATCGGCTCCGGTTGGAAGTTATATAGGCAGAAAGGAGGGAGACCTGCATGCATTCATCCGATACGGATGCCGAGGCGTTAGCCGCCGTGATCGCACGCACGCAGCAAGGTGAGACGGACGCGTACGCCCTGCTGATCGAACGATTCCAACGCAAAATCTACTTGTATTGCTATTACCTGCTCGGCAGCCAAGAAGAAGCGGAAGACGCTGCCCAAGAGATCTTCATTAAAGGCTTCCGTTCGATCGGCCAATACCGGCCGACGGCGCCGTTCTCCAGCTGGCTGTACAAAATCGCCCACCACCATTGCATCGACGCCTTGAAGAAACGCAAACGGTCCCTCATCGCTTTCCTGCATATCAAGAATGAACCGCCCCCGGCAGCGGAGACCGTCGGCCGATATGCCGATTATATTCACGAGCTGCTGGAGAAGCTGACGCCTTCCGAGCGCAAAGTGCTGCTGCTGCGCGCGCTGGAGGAGTACTCCTTCGACGAAATCGGCAGCGTCATGGGGCTGACGCCGGCAGCGGTCCGCAAGAAGTACGAGCGGCTCCGCAAAAAGCTGCTTGGACAAAAAGGAGGCGATCCGATTGGAACCATCTATGGGCATGCGTACAAACCGCGAGCATGATGCGGGAAACGAGCCGAAAGTCGAAATGAGAAACGAGCCGATGCATGGACCGACGCATGATTCAGAGCTCGAATACATACAACAGCTGATTCGCGATACGCCCGTCCAAGTCGATTTGGCCGCCCGTACGATGAACGGCTGCATGATGGACGGCTGCCGCACGCAAGCCGGCGAAGCACCCGAGACGAGGAAACGCTCGGCATGGCTGTCCGCCGCTGCCGCCTCGCTCCTCTTGCTGGCGATTGCCGGCGCGTACTTCTTGTCGCCTTCCATGGCGGAAGCGTTCAAGCGGCTGCCCGGATTCGCGGCGATCTTCCAAGCCTCCAACGACCGGGGGCTGCAGGCCGCAGCGAACGACGGACAGGCGAACGACGTGCAAGCCAGCGCATCGCATCAGGGAGTGACGCTTGGCATCCCTGTCGCCATATTCGACGGCACGCGCGTCTCGCTCGGATTGAAGCGCGACTCCGCCGACAAACGCAGCGATACGATCGGGGAGCAAATCAAAACGTTGACGCTTGCCATCGACGGCAAGAAGCTCGAAGCGTATTCGCCAGGCAATTCGAACTCGATCGGCATTGTCATTATTCCGGGTTCAAGCAGCGATGAATCCATTATCGAGTTCTCGGACCTTCACAACCAGGGAGGGAAACCGTTTCCGGACGCGTTCGAGCTGTCTGTCGACATAACATTGACGGACGTCGCCGCCCCTTTCGACTTGCAATTCTCCGTCCGCAAAGCCACGGCGGGCATACGCGTCATCGAGCCTCATGCGAAGCGCAGCCAGGACGGCTTGAGTTTCACGCTCGATCGCATCGAATCCACGCCGATTACGACGAGCTTAACGACAAGCATCGAAGTGCCGGATAGCGCGGCCCTGACAACCGCCGCTACGACGATGGGCATCGATCTGTTCGATAATCGGGGCAATCAGCTCAAGCTGCTCGGCGGCAATGGCTGGAATGAGCATGGTGGCCGGATTATGATCTCCGACTATCGCTATGAACCCCTTCAAGGCGTTCCCGATTCCGTAACGATCAAACCCTTCGTCTATCTATTTCGCACCGATAGTCCGCATGAATTCCAGCTGGACAAGAACGGGAAGCCGAAGATTCGGTACCTGCCCGAACTCGAAGTGACCGTTCCTTTCCACGCTCCGTAAGAAGGAACTGCTACACTGTGAAAAGCAGCAGGCGCCCTTGTACGTTCGGCTTCAGCCGGTACAAGGGCGCTTGCTTTGGTGCTGCTATTGGCACTGCTATTGGCACTATAATCGGCACTGCAACGCTAAACTGCTCCGCTCCGCGCTGCGCTTCGCGACGATCAGCCGATAAAGGCAGCTTCCGTCTCCTGACGCTGCTGCACTTGGTCGGATACCCGATCCAGCCGGCGCAGGTGATACGCGTACTCCAGCATCGTGGACGCGACGAAGACGAGCCTCTTGTATTCGTCGGGATTCTGATGCAAATAATCGCTGAGCTGCTTGATAAGCCGGCCTTCGCGCTCTTCCTCGGGCTCGATCGCGGCATTGGCTTTCATTTTGCCCTCCAGCTTCAGCAATATCTGCTCATGATACTTGGCCAGCTCCTCGATCTGCTGATCGAATCGCCGCGCCCACGCTTCCGCTCCCGACACGGCAAAATAATGCTCCTCCACCGCTTCCAGCAAATCCACGCCTTTATGCAGCGCCTTGATGAGATGCCGCGACAGAATGAGCTGACGCGCCCCCGCTTGGTTGCGCCTGCGCAGAAACGGGCGTTCCTCCTCGAACAGGCGATGCGCCTCGTCCAGCTTGCGCAGCGTGCCCTGGAGCTTCTCCTTCTCTTCGCGATGGACGCCTTCCTTCATCTCGTTGGAGATGGCCATGCGAAGCAGCAAGGAAAGCTTGGCGTGCGCGTCATGCACCTGCGTCATGAACAGCTTGCGCGGGCGCGGCGGGATAATGAGAATATTGACCGCGAATGCCGCAGCCATGCCCGTCAGCACCATGAGCAGGCGGTCGAGCGCGAACATCCAGCCCTGCTGGTTGGCTTCCATTACGGCAACCACCGTTACGAGCGTCAGTCCGATCGTGCTTTCCATCCGCAGCCGGATGCATACCAGAATGACGATAATGCATACCATGCCGAGCGAGATCGGCGTCTGCCCGAACAGACGGACCGCAATCAGCGCTACCACGGCGCCGAGCACGTTCGTCTGCACTTGATCCACCACCTGCTGCCACGAGCGGGAGATGGAAGGCTGAATCGTGAAAATCGAAGCCACCGCCGCGATAATCGGCGACGGAAAGCCACACAGCGTGCTTATGTACACGGCCAGCGCCACGGCGAGGCCGGTCTTGATAACGCGCGCGCCGATCGTCATGGTTCATCGCTCCTTCTGCGGGGCATGTACGTCGTTTTCAATGGTTCAGGCATGTTTTTCTCTCGCCTCCTTCCGCTATTATAGACCATCCCCCCGCGTAAGGTGAAATGGTTGCCGTCGCCAATCCCGCGGAGCAGCGCGTTTCCTTCCGAAGAGGTACATGCCGAGATCAGGCGAACCTAGGGTTGCTTGTATGTTCAAAAAGAAGTTTCCACGCTCCGCAATCCCCTTTATAATGGGACCATTAGAGATAAAGAGGGGTTCAGCTATGTGGATATTCGCAGTCAATGAAAATTCCGGCGGAGGCCGAGGACGTAAAGTATGGCAAATCGTTGAAACGGAGCTCAAACGGCTCGGTACAGACTATGCGACCGTGTTGGCGGGCACGCCCGAGGAAGCCCGCGGCGAGATCGCAAGCCTGCTCCGGGAACAGGATGCAATCGCGAGGGAAGCCGCTGCTGATTCGCGGGCCGATGATTTACCGAGAAATTTGAAAGCGATTACAATAATTGGCGGCGACGGGACGATACACGGGCTGCTCCCCCTGCTATGCGGAAGCGGCGTGCCGCTCGGCATCATTCCGGCCGGATCCGGCAACGATACCGCCAGAGCGTTCGGCATTCCGCGGCAACCGCTGGCTGCCCTGCGGCTCGTGCTCCGGGGCAAGCCGTTCCCCGCGGATATCATCGAGCTTCGCGGAGCAGAGCCGGATGATCCCGTTCGCCCCGTGCTGACTGCGCTTGCCGCCGGCTTCGACTCCGCTATCGCAGCAGCCGTCAACCGTTCGTTCTACAAGAAGCTGTGCAACCTCATGCATGCCGGCTCTCTCGCTTATATCATCGGATTGATCCATGTGCTGTTCACCTTCCGGCCGCGCCCGCTTGACGTCACGGCGGACGGCCGGAAGACCAGCTTCCAACGCGGATGGATGGCTGCCGTATGCAACGTCCCCGCGTACGGCGGCGGACTGCGGATTTGTCCCGAAGCCCTGCCGGACGACGGCTGGCTGAACGTCTGCATCGTCCATTCCTGCACGCCCTTGCAGCTGCTTCGCTTGTTTCCGCTGCTGCTGTCGGGCAAGCATGTGCGGCTGCCTTATGTGACGATGCTCCGCGGACGAACGATCGTCGTCGAAGAAACGCTTCCGGATCCGGCGAAATCGGCGATCGCCGTCTACGGGGACGGCGAATTTGCCGGCCCGCTGCCGCTGTACGCGCAAGCGGCCGGCAACCGCATCGAAGTGCTGCGGTAGCCGGCCGCTTGCGCGGGACCTAATTTATTAAGAAGCGCTCTCGTTATCCTCGCGGAACCGGAGAATCGAAACGATGTTGCTTCGTTCCGTTGCTTCCGCCTCCCTCGGCGCGTGGTACGGCAATAGGATATCAAACGTCGTGCCTTCCCCGATGCGGCTGCTGACCTCGATGCTGCCGTGATGGTTGTCGACGATTTTGTACGTCACCATCAGCCCGAGGCCCGTGCCTTTCTCCTTCGTCGTGTAGAAGGGCTGCCCGATCTTCGCCAGCTGGTCATGGGCGATGCCGGGGCCCCGATCCGCGATACGCACGATAATGCGCCCGATTTCGTCCAGAAGGCAGGTCACTTTAATAACCCCGCCGTCCATCATCACCTCGATCGCGTTCTTGATGACGTTGATAAACACCTGTTTCAGCTGGTTCTCGACGCCATGCGCCCACAATGTTTCTTCGCCTAGGCTCGCTTCGATAGTGATATCGTGCAAAATCGCCTGCGCGTCCAGCAGCGTAATCGTATCCGACATCACCGTTCGAATATCCATATGCGTCAGCTCGTAGATTTGCGGCTTGGAGAGCATCAGCAGCTCGCTTACGATGGATTCGATACGGGTGAGCTCCGACTGCATGATGTCGTAGTAGTTTTTGCCGCTTCTGCCCGACGTAATCAGCTGCAGGAAGCCTTTAAGCGACGTGAGCGGGTTGCGGATCTCATGCGCGATGCCCGCGGCCAGCTGCCCGGCAACGTACAGCTTCTCGGAATTGATGAGCAGCTCCTCGTTCTTCTTCCGCTCCGATATATCGCGGATAATCACTTGGATGACGGGTTTACCCGACAGCTTCGTGCCGGAGACGATCACTTCGGTATGGAGCGTTTTGCCTTCGACCGAAATCCAGTCCATTTCTATCGGCGTCTTGCGCTCCTTCTGCCGCGAAGCCTGCAGCAACATTTTCATTGCCGCATGGAAACGGGGCTGCAAATACATATAAATGCTTTTGCCGAGCAGATCGTGTTCGCCCTCCGCTTCGAAAATGCGCAATCCGGAGTGGTTAATATACTCCCAGCGCTCGTCCTGGATGACGGCGATCATGTCGATCGAGTTCTCGACCAACAGCTTGTACCGTTCGTTCATGGACACGTACCGGCGGTCCACGTAACGGGCGACGATGCTGAACGCGAAGATGACCAGCGTGGCGAGGCCAAGGACGACGGACAACAGCTGCATGTAATCGTTCAACCGGTCGGCGGTCAATATGACGGTCTCCCCTTTTCCGACCAAGCTGAGCCCGAACAGCTCCATGATCATGCCGGAAATGCCGAGCAGCAGGCCGGGCAGGAACGCATAGCCGGTTTTGCGTTCGTACAGGTAGAAGGAACTGGCCGTCCCGATCAAGCTGAACAGAAACGTAAAACAAGCGAAGGCCGGGTCGATGCTGAACGATTCCGACGGCTGGCCGGGAAGCGAAGCGTACATCACCAGGTTCGCGCCGAACGCCATGAGCACGCTGCCCCCAAGCAGACGGACGCCATACGGAATGCGCGAATCCAGCAGCCTGAACGAGCCGTACGTGCAGATCATAATTCCGAACAGCTTGACGCCGGTCGTCCAATCGATGTCGATCGTAACATTGGTCGTCAGCAGGACGATAATGTGACTGACCCACACGCCCAAAGCATAGACGAGCGCGCCGCTCAGCTGCCAATAATGCTGCTTGACCCGCGCTCTGTTGAGATGGCCGATTATGCCGTAAACCGTAATGGATGCGAACAGCTGGATGACCATCGCAAGCGCTATCATTTTCCAACTATCGCTGAATATTGGTTCGATCATCGCATATCTCCATTTTCCAAAAATCGAGGATGCTTTCGTCCATCCATTTCGACATATTTCCAGAAAATCCTTTTTTTCGCGACAAATCCTTCGAACCGATACCTCGCGCGGCGCGAATACCAGTTGAACTGCGCTTTTTGTCCGCTATAATTAGAGAGTACCGGAAGGAGTGGAATCATGGTTAAAATATTAAAAGAGTTCAAAGAATTCGCCGTCCGCGGCAACGTGCTCGACCTTGCGGTCGGGGTTATCATCGGGGGAGCGTTCGGTAAAATCGTCACCTCGCTCGTCAACGACATCATTATGCCGCCGATCAGCATTCTGCTCGGCAGGGTGAACCTCGTTGATCGGTTCATCAATCTATCCATCGACAAAAATCCGGACACGCTGGCCAAAGCGAAAGAACAATCCGCTGCCGTCATCGCATACGGTAACTTTTTGAACGTTCTGCTCGACTTCACGATCGTGGCGTTCTGTATCTTCATGATCGTCAAAGGGGCGAACGCGCTGCGCCGCCTGGGTCAGCCGGATCCTGCGGCTCCATCCGAACCGACGGACAAGAACTGCCCGTACTGCCTGTCCAAAATCCCGATCAAAGCGACGCGCTGCTCGCACTGCACCTCCCATCTCCAGACCGAATCGACGGAGCTCGAGGGAGGCTTGTCCTAGCCTATGAGCGGACATAGCCAAGCCGGCGGCGGGGAAGAAGAACGCTTCGATTATTACGACGAGCACGGCGTCTGGCTCGGTACGGCGCCCCGCAGCGAAGTACACGCCCGCGGGCTCTGGCACCGCTCCATCCATTGCTGGCTGGCGCGGCGCGAAGGCGACCGCAGGCTTGTTCTGTTCCAGCAGCGAGCCCCCGGGAAAGACACGTTCCCGGGGAGCTTCGACATTACCGCCGCCGGCCACCTGGCCGCCGGCGAGACGATGCGGGACGCGGCCCGCGAGATCGAGGAAGAACTCGGCGCCGCCATCCCGTTCGAATCGCTCCTCTCGCTCGGCGAAGCTCGCAAGGAGTCCGCAGGCGTCGCGAAGGGACTTGCGTTCCTCGATCGGGAGATCAGCGGCGTCTACGGCTATGTCTATCCCGGACCGCTGTCCTCGCTGACGCTCCAACAGGATGAAGTGTCCGGCGTGTACGAGGCCGAGCTGGAAGCGATGATCGCGCTGTTCGACGGCCGTCGGCAGCATGCGCGCGCGGCAGGGTTTCGCCTCGACAACGAAGGCAGAGCCGTCGACGCCGAAGCGGAAGTCAAGGCTTCCGATTTCGTCCCGCGCCCGGCTTCTTACTATAGAGATGTATTCCAGGCCTTGCTGCACCTTTTATGAAGGGCTGGGCAGGCGTACTTTGAGGACCGCTGCGAAGCGGTCCTTTTGGTGCTTGCGCTGCTCCGCTGACGTTTCCCCGCTTTGTCTTCGCCGTCAGACGCTCAGCCGAACCCGCGCTGCGTCCGCTTCTTCCGCGCGCCGAGCCGGCGGCCGGCTTATTCCCGGCAGCCCTGGCGTTGCCTGTCGCCCGCTCCCAATTCCGGTACCATTGATCGATCATGCCATGGATGTTATAGAACATCGTGCTCTGCGGTGCGATATCGAAATCGTTCAGATAGGGCTCTCCGAATATTCTCGCCGCTTCCTGGTGAATGCAGCCATGCAGATTCGACTGCTCCAGGAACAATCCCAACTGGTCCGCCGACGCGAAAGACTGCGGATTGTACAGCACGCGAGCCTCCGCCTGCTGATTATAGCAAGGCGTATTGCGGATCGCTTCCGGCACGCCCTGCCAGCCGGCAACGAGCTGCGGATCGAGTCCCTGCCCGTTGTACCATTGGTACACCTTGTTTATGAACTGCCGGTGAAACTGCAGGAAATTCAAGCCGTAACCCGGCGGCAGCTGCGAAGGGTCATTGTAATGATTGGCGTGATGCCAACGCATGTGCTCTTGCAGCAGCGACTGCGGAAAATTCGGAATGATCGGCATACCTATCCCCTCCCTTTCCAAGCATTATGGTCAGCTTATGCCATAAGCCCGCCAACGGTCCGGGCTTCCGGGCTTCAACCCGGCTATGGAGCGCATGCCTACGACAAAACGAAAATGCCGGGAAAATGTCCACGCCATCGGACATTCCCCGGCATTTTCTGTATAACGGCAGTTGCTGGTGAAGACTTGAATCTCTAGCGGTCGCGGCAGAATTGGTTGGATACGCAAATGTCGAAGCTGATACGCACGTCGCAGCATTGGCCGAACGTACACTCGATACGAACGCAGGAGAAGCGGCCTTGGTGGAAGAAACAGACAACATGACAATTGGCTCCGATTAATTCTTCGAGGAGTTTGCGGTTCCGGCAGCGGATGGCGCGAACGACTTTGGCAGCAACGACAGGGTTCTTGAACTGGTGGAACAGATCGCTAAGATCTGCACCGGCTTCCTGAATGCCTTCAACGGCTGGGTCCCGGCGGTTGCAGCAATGGTTGCCCATGCTGACACCTCCGAGCAATTCGTTCGACACACGGGCCGACTTGCGGCCGGAGCGGGATTGGGACTTCCCTTTCGTGCTGACAGCTTTCACGTTCTTGATTTTAACTGACAACTGAATTCCTCCTTTAGAAGAGCTAATGTAATCTATGTGTGGAGAGACATCCCTGTATAAGACAAGAAGCCAACATCAATTGCCCAAGCTGTACGCCAGCATTGGCGCGCAGGCAAGCGCCTCGCCTGTCGAATGCCCCTATAAGCGGCGAGCCTTTCCTGCCGGTCTGAACGACTCGGTAAACAGCACAAAAAGCACGATCCCCGAAAGCTTCGGAAACCGTGCCGTTATTGGAGTTTCGTAGTATGCAAAGTCGCCGGTTGATGACTGATCATTCCTTGATCGTCGAGGGATTTAACCTTTCCAGGTAGTCGGTAATGGAATTGGCCTTATCTGCCCGGCCAAGCTTCCCGTAAGCGTCCGCTTCGTATTGCAGAGACAAGACCGGAACAGTTATATCATGAACATCTATATACCGTTTGATTTCATTTAAGTCAGGCGCCTTCACCCACGCGCCGTCGACAGGTTGTTGAATAGATATGCGTATCCATTATTTGAATACCTCTCTCCCAAACAAACAAAAAGCGCGATCCCCGATATCTCGGAAACCGCGCGGTTATTGGCGTAAATGGTGCTGGTGAAGGGAATTGAACCCCCGGCCTACGCATTACGAGTGCGTTGCTCTACCCCTGAGCTACACCAGCTTGTCTGAACTTGAGGTCGCTGACGCGACTTTTATAATATACTGCATCATCAATGCGGAGTCAATCCCTTTCGTCCAAAAAAACACTCCGTCCCCCGTCAGCTGTCTTGCATACGCAATCCTCTGTCCCCCGGCGCGCTCCCCTCGGACCCTGTCCCCTTTTCCGAATCCGTACCGGTCTGGGTCGCTGGCAGGCGAAGCGTAAACTTGCTCCCCTCTCCCTTCTGGCTCTCCAGCGCAAGCGTCCCGCCAAGCAGCCGCGTCAGCTGCAAGCTGATGGACAGCCCCAGCCCCGTGCCGCCGTATTTGCGGTTGATAGAG
It encodes:
- a CDS encoding transposase: MSEQQGHFEMEPVSGEPVEVDGVYKNEWGREEKLNRGDVFPADPMLGTTEWDLVQLDFSNHHDGKTDPRLVPKKDTTSLEAHLQHPRRHKSDTKENN
- a CDS encoding RNA polymerase sigma factor, whose amino-acid sequence is MHSSDTDAEALAAVIARTQQGETDAYALLIERFQRKIYLYCYYLLGSQEEAEDAAQEIFIKGFRSIGQYRPTAPFSSWLYKIAHHHCIDALKKRKRSLIAFLHIKNEPPPAAETVGRYADYIHELLEKLTPSERKVLLLRALEEYSFDEIGSVMGLTPAAVRKKYERLRKKLLGQKGGDPIGTIYGHAYKPRA
- a CDS encoding DUF5643 domain-containing protein, with the translated sequence MEPSMGMRTNREHDAGNEPKVEMRNEPMHGPTHDSELEYIQQLIRDTPVQVDLAARTMNGCMMDGCRTQAGEAPETRKRSAWLSAAAASLLLLAIAGAYFLSPSMAEAFKRLPGFAAIFQASNDRGLQAAANDGQANDVQASASHQGVTLGIPVAIFDGTRVSLGLKRDSADKRSDTIGEQIKTLTLAIDGKKLEAYSPGNSNSIGIVIIPGSSSDESIIEFSDLHNQGGKPFPDAFELSVDITLTDVAAPFDLQFSVRKATAGIRVIEPHAKRSQDGLSFTLDRIESTPITTSLTTSIEVPDSAALTTAATTMGIDLFDNRGNQLKLLGGNGWNEHGGRIMISDYRYEPLQGVPDSVTIKPFVYLFRTDSPHEFQLDKNGKPKIRYLPELEVTVPFHAP
- a CDS encoding FUSC family protein, translated to MTIGARVIKTGLAVALAVYISTLCGFPSPIIAAVASIFTIQPSISRSWQQVVDQVQTNVLGAVVALIAVRLFGQTPISLGMVCIIVILVCIRLRMESTIGLTLVTVVAVMEANQQGWMFALDRLLMVLTGMAAAFAVNILIIPPRPRKLFMTQVHDAHAKLSLLLRMAISNEMKEGVHREEKEKLQGTLRKLDEAHRLFEEERPFLRRRNQAGARQLILSRHLIKALHKGVDLLEAVEEHYFAVSGAEAWARRFDQQIEELAKYHEQILLKLEGKMKANAAIEPEEEREGRLIKQLSDYLHQNPDEYKRLVFVASTMLEYAYHLRRLDRVSDQVQQRQETEAAFIG
- a CDS encoding diacylglycerol/lipid kinase family protein, with translation MWIFAVNENSGGGRGRKVWQIVETELKRLGTDYATVLAGTPEEARGEIASLLREQDAIAREAAADSRADDLPRNLKAITIIGGDGTIHGLLPLLCGSGVPLGIIPAGSGNDTARAFGIPRQPLAALRLVLRGKPFPADIIELRGAEPDDPVRPVLTALAAGFDSAIAAAVNRSFYKKLCNLMHAGSLAYIIGLIHVLFTFRPRPLDVTADGRKTSFQRGWMAAVCNVPAYGGGLRICPEALPDDGWLNVCIVHSCTPLQLLRLFPLLLSGKHVRLPYVTMLRGRTIVVEETLPDPAKSAIAVYGDGEFAGPLPLYAQAAGNRIEVLR
- a CDS encoding ATP-binding protein: MIEPIFSDSWKMIALAMVIQLFASITVYGIIGHLNRARVKQHYWQLSGALVYALGVWVSHIIVLLTTNVTIDIDWTTGVKLFGIMICTYGSFRLLDSRIPYGVRLLGGSVLMAFGANLVMYASLPGQPSESFSIDPAFACFTFLFSLIGTASSFYLYERKTGYAFLPGLLLGISGMIMELFGLSLVGKGETVILTADRLNDYMQLLSVVLGLATLVIFAFSIVARYVDRRYVSMNERYKLLVENSIDMIAVIQDERWEYINHSGLRIFEAEGEHDLLGKSIYMYLQPRFHAAMKMLLQASRQKERKTPIEMDWISVEGKTLHTEVIVSGTKLSGKPVIQVIIRDISERKKNEELLINSEKLYVAGQLAAGIAHEIRNPLTSLKGFLQLITSGRSGKNYYDIMQSELTRIESIVSELLMLSKPQIYELTHMDIRTVMSDTITLLDAQAILHDITIEASLGEETLWAHGVENQLKQVFINVIKNAIEVMMDGGVIKVTCLLDEIGRIIVRIADRGPGIAHDQLAKIGQPFYTTKEKGTGLGLMVTYKIVDNHHGSIEVSSRIGEGTTFDILLPYHAPREAEATERSNIVSILRFREDNESAS
- the mscL gene encoding large-conductance mechanosensitive channel protein MscL, giving the protein MVKILKEFKEFAVRGNVLDLAVGVIIGGAFGKIVTSLVNDIIMPPISILLGRVNLVDRFINLSIDKNPDTLAKAKEQSAAVIAYGNFLNVLLDFTIVAFCIFMIVKGANALRRLGQPDPAAPSEPTDKNCPYCLSKIPIKATRCSHCTSHLQTESTELEGGLS
- a CDS encoding NUDIX hydrolase — translated: MSGHSQAGGGEEERFDYYDEHGVWLGTAPRSEVHARGLWHRSIHCWLARREGDRRLVLFQQRAPGKDTFPGSFDITAAGHLAAGETMRDAAREIEEELGAAIPFESLLSLGEARKESAGVAKGLAFLDREISGVYGYVYPGPLSSLTLQQDEVSGVYEAELEAMIALFDGRRQHARAAGFRLDNEGRAVDAEAEVKASDFVPRPASYYRDVFQALLHLL